Genomic window (Streptomyces cadmiisoli):
CTGTCCCTCGACCTGGCCACCGGGCAGGTGCGGCACACCCTGGCCGACCTCGCGGCGACCGCCGCCGACCGGGCCCTGGTGGAGGCCGGGCTGGAGCCGTACGAGATCGACTGCGTGGTGATGGGGACCGCCACTCCCGACCAGCTGATGCCGGCCACCGTGAACCTGGTGGCGGACCGGCTCGGCATCGACAACGTGCCCACGTACCAGCTCCAGTCCGGCTGCGCCGGCGCCGTACAGGCCATGGACGTGGCGCGGACCCTGCTGCTGGCGGAGCGCTGCCGCACGGTGCTGGTGATCGGCGGCGACGTGTGCGCCAAGCATCTGGAGACCGACTTCGAGCCGGGCGCCCGCACCTCGGCGGAACTCGTCAACTACGTCCTGTTCGGCGACGGCGCCGGCGCGGCCGTGCTCAGCGGCGAGGCCGTCGGACAGGGCATCGAGATCCGCCAGGTGTTCAACCGGCTGGTGGGTCTGGGCCGCGAGCCCGGACAGGTCGTGGACTGGTTCGGGCTCGGCGACCGGCACAGCGACCGCATCGCCGTCCACGAGGACTACAAGGCGATCGAGGAGACCGT
Coding sequences:
- a CDS encoding 3-oxoacyl-ACP synthase III family protein, whose protein sequence is MTAPSTYLASVGTCLPGDPVDNATLAELVGVDESWADVFIGNTSRYLSLDLATGQVRHTLADLAATAADRALVEAGLEPYEIDCVVMGTATPDQLMPATVNLVADRLGIDNVPTYQLQSGCAGAVQAMDVARTLLLAERCRTVLVIGGDVCAKHLETDFEPGARTSAELVNYVLFGDGAGAAVLSGEAVGQGIEIRQVFNRLVGLGREPGQVVDWFGLGDRHSDRIAVHEDYKAIEETVPALAQQMFWELLEDLGWGADEVDFLLPPQLSGRMSDRISVGLPAPDARRINVVRHVGNNGNALPFLQLAELLRQWQGPGRAVAIAVESSKWIKSGIALERS